The sequence tattttttattaaagaaatgtGACTCTGAGTATTGTTTCATCCCATTCAGGTTCCATCAATGCCATGTTCAATTACTGCAAATGAggatcattttatatttttcatttgttattgGCAACCTTGATACACCCTTTTtcatgctttatatatatataattcttttgcTCGAAATAACATGGTGAGTAATAACTCATAGCTCTTGGCAGGCGTGTTTTTGTCGGAGATGTAGTGCTTTTGAAGGATCCTGAGAAGTCAGATAATTTTCTTGTCAGAAGATTAGCTGCTATTGAAGGTTATGAAATGGCATCTACTGATGAAAAAGATGAGCCATTTGTTCTTGACAAGGATGAATGTTGGGTATTGGCTGACAATGAGAAATTGAAAGCCAAGGTACATGCTACTTTGACATCATAAAAATAGGATCTACATAGGCTAATGGATTGTTCGATCTGTTCTGAATAGGGTCTACATAGGTTGGTGGATTGTTTAATCTGTTCTCTTATCACATCTTTTAACCAAAGTTAACTAATACTGAaatttgcatatatatttttccaaggATGCCTAAACCATCAAGATAAGATTATTTCAAGTcattttttgatgattattaagTTCATCATATAAGGCTTTTAGCATGACCAAACTTGGTAGTTGGTATGGGTCTCATTGCTGACCAAGGAAACATTTAGACATGGTTTTGCTTGTGATGGGATTAGATATTGATTTCACAAAAAGTTGAGGCTTCAAGAAACCTAGTCGTTTTGTCATGAAGGATGCATTGAACTGTAGATATCTAAATTAACCTAATTTCCTTTTCATCATTGGAACACTATATGCCATAACTAGGACACTATATTACCAAATGGGATCGATAATATTTGGACAGTTCCTTCTTTCATTCCAATTAAGACTGGGCTCTATTGGTACTAATTAGAATGTCGGGCAGTTTCCCAGTTAGCCATTTATCACTAAGAGCGCTTTCTTATATTTTGTTAGTATTTCTTCTTAAATGTATCAAACTGAAGGATTCTTATATCTACTTTACCTTGTTTCATATTCGttgtcattttttcttcttttatgctCTATTTCCCCTGCTATTTTTTCTCTCAAGAGCAGTCAGGTTTAGTTGTGACTTTTGGCCTGGAGATTGTATTTGATTCTTTTATGGCCTGAGATTGTTCTTTTCctctttcatcatttttctttgggGGGTCACAGGAAGCCAATGACAGTCGAAAATTTGGTCCGATTTCCATGTCAAACGTAGTTGGCCGAGTCATTTACTGTCTGCAAACAGCTGTAGACCATGGTCCTGTACAGAACAGGTGAGCAGCTGAATGCTAGTTTATTGAaagcttccttctttttttcttttgcaaatcTTTGATGATATTTGAttcgatttcttttttttttgctgtctTATGCCAGTCATTTCAGCTCGAGAAAGGACTCTCCAGTGCTGGAGGTGGAATTGGATGTTGAAGAGATGGCAAAACATCACAAAGCATAGACGGTGTCCACCAACACGCCGAATCATTTGGTTTGTACATGCatcagtttttcttttctgttatcCACCGTGGATGTTTCTTCAGTTTTATCTGCTACGGGAGGGAAATGTGTTTACTGTTATTTTTGGCCAGGTGTGGCAATCGGATGATTGGGCCTTCCTTAGCAGCCTAAAAGCAGGAAGCcggattttttcaatttggtgtTTCTACTTTATTTGGTATTGCGGTGAACAGTTTTGTAATTTGAAAATCAGACCAGGGAAAGAAAATGGAATCTTACGCAGTTGCCTTTCAGGCTGCTTGTGTTGGGAGTCTTGTCTTGCAGGCTGCTTGTGTTGGGACTCCTGTCTTGCCTTCATTGCCACATATGTCGTTGCTCAGATCTGGTTCTGGGGCTTTAACAATTGGATAGTTTTTCtaacttgaaataaatttttggcTGTTTATGGATATGTCTTCTTGCAGTCTCATTGCTTTTTACTATCATCACAAATATATTGTAGAGATCATTTAACCTGTCTAGTGAATGAACTCTTGTCATTGACTTGAACTCTCCTGTTATGTCTGTTCGGCGTGGCAGTATAAGTGAATCCTTCCGCTTAGACGGCTCTACTCATCCGGCTCCTACATAACCTCTTGTTGATTATACAAGCGAGATGGTTTTCCAGCTCCCTTGTCATCTGACCTGTGAAATCCTTTTGGAGTTTTTGTCATCAAGTTTTAGGaagtggttgtttttttggtggagattgtttttaaaattgttttttatttaaatttatgatttttagatgtttttaatgtgttaatattaaaaataaaaaaatagaaataattacaaaaaaacctaccaaaatttgattgttgttttactatcttagctttttaattatttttacaaattttatttgaCTCGCGATGGAGatataaaatgtaaattttcaaattaaagtgagaataaaatatgaaacaaatcttaaaaggttttatgtatttattctaaaaatattaaataacttgCATTGTACTATTAAACAAGTACTTAGGGGATGTTGAGGATATGATGTATtgtatttcatgatttttataaaaaaaaaaaaattgtttgaaattaatatgtttttttattattttgaagtgctaatatcaaaaatatttttttaaaaataaaaaatattattttatatatttatatataaaaaaatattttgaaaaataaccgctaccacactttAAAaccctcttagttttttttttagctcttgAAAACTTGGCTGACAAGCCACTTTAAGGTGGCCGGAGTGTCTTGTGTATTTGTTATTATGCatgatgtttttaaaagtatttttcaattgaaaatatattaaaatatatttttaattttattgtatttta is a genomic window of Populus alba chromosome 5, ASM523922v2, whole genome shotgun sequence containing:
- the LOC118062168 gene encoding mitochondrial ATP-independent inner membrane protease subunit 2 gives rise to the protein MVSVSTWFRYIANKLDYSVSLSYKSYKGGLINDKEVVDSVWKNLFQGKLTFLHWNKGQEMAPTIGDQGGTLLVRKLPSADPMRVFVGDVVLLKDPEKSDNFLVRRLAAIEGYEMASTDEKDEPFVLDKDECWVLADNEKLKAKEANDSRKFGPISMSNVVGRVIYCLQTAVDHGPVQNSHFSSRKDSPVLEVELDVEEMAKHHKA